TACTAATGTTCCTGCTAATGTGTGCTAATTGGATATTGGAGTCATGGAAATGGCAGCAATTAATAAGTTTTGTACAGAAGATAAGTTTTTCCAAAGCTTTTAAATCGGTATTATCCGGGCTATCTTTTTCTTTATTTATTCCGAATGGCTTTGGAGAATATCTAGGAAGAATGCTGTATATGGATGAAGGAAACCGTTTACGTTCCATAGCAGTAAGTTTCGTAAACGGTATATGCAAGTTAATTGCTACACTCCTCTTTGGGTTTATTGGGTTGATTGTTTTGTTAAATAAAATACCGGTATTAAGTGAAGCCCAATTGGGGCTGCCTCTTTTTTGGATGCATACATTAATCTATTTAACTGGTGTAGGATTAATACTTAGTTTGTTGCTTTATTTTAAAATCTCTTTGTTTATAAAGTGGTTCGAAAAAATCCCTTTTATATATAAACACCGTAAGTTGATTAGCAGCTTAGAAGAATTTAAGTTGAGTATGTTGATGCGTGTTCTTCTTATTTCTATTTTGCGGTATGCTGTATTTGTTGCACAATATATTTTAGCTTTTTATTTGTTCCATATAGTGATTCCGATAAGCATGGCTATTTGGTTAGTGACATTATTACTTTTGTTAATGGTAATTATCCCCACAATACCTATTGCAGAGTTGGGCATAAGAGGAGAATTGGGCATAAAAGTTTTTGGGCTGGCAAGTAGCAATACTTTGGGTATTGTAGGCTCTGCAGGTTTTATTTGGTTGATAAATATACTTATTCCAGCTTTGGTAGGAAGTTTGTTTGTATTAAGTTTGAAAATATTTAAAAAAAATTTGCAGGGAAATGAATTTGGTGGAAGAATTTAATTTTAAAAATATACGTCTATGAGAAGAATTTTTTTATTATTGAGCATTTTAACTTGTTGTGCATTTACGCAAATAAATGAAACAAGTTACGATTTATGTGGAATGAAGAACACTTCCTTTAAGGCTGGCGAATCTTTTTCACTTACTATATACTATTCTGTTGCCGGGCTGTATGTAAACGCCGGTACAGCGAATATTTCTACGACCTTGGGCCATTTTGAGAATAGAACTGTTTATCGAATTGCATGCGATGGGAAGTCTAACTCTTCTTATGATTGGATTTTTAAAGTAAGAGATCATTATGAGTCCTATGTTGATACGGCAACCATGCAGTCGTTAAAATTTATCAGACAAATACATGAAGGCAAATATAAAAAACGGGAGAATGTTGTATTCAATAGAGAAACAAATACAGCCATTACCAATAAGGGTGTTTATAAAACCCCAGACTGTGTACAAGATGTGGTAAGCGCTGTTTTTAACGCAAGGAATATAGATTTTAATAAATATGAAGCCGGTGACAAAATTCCCTTTAAAATGTTTTTGGATAATGAAGTGTACAGTTTGTATATACGTTATTTAGGGAAAGAAAGAATTACCACACGTTTTGGAACCTTTAATGCAATAAAGTTTAAACCGCTACTAATCAAAGGGGAGATGTTTAAGGGGGGTGAAAAAATGACTGTTTGGGTAAGTGATGATGCAAACCATTTACCGCTAAGAATAGAAAGCCCCATTGTTGTAGGGACCGTGAAAGTGGATATGACCGGATATAGAAATTTGCGTTATCCTTTGAGCTCTCGCATCAATTAATCTTCTAAAAATCTACTTTTCAATGCCGGTGTAGGAAGCATGCATTCCTGTTTTTTGCCAAACCATTTATATCTATTTTTTGCAATAAGGCGGTAAAAGAAATTGCGGATAAACTTTGGTACAATAAAAAGAACTGTCGCTATTTTCCAAGCTCCATCCAGTCTTTGAGCAATGTGTAGAATTGCTGAAGATTGATAAAATATTTTATGCTCCCTTATTAGCAAAATACTTTCCGGAGGGTTACGCATTTCTATGCCGTATTGAAGTAACAGTTTTTTTGCAACTGCTGACTGTAGAGAGGCAAATTTGAAATGCGCATTCTTATCATGTTTGATAATAAACTGTACTGCCCCGTTGCATAAATTGCAGATACCATCAAACAATACAATATTTTGAGCTTGTTCTGTCAATCTTTATTGAATTTCTGACATAAAACTTTGTATGTCTGCATAACTTTTCTTCTCTAGGATTTGGTCTCCCTTCA
The Arachidicoccus soli DNA segment above includes these coding regions:
- a CDS encoding lysylphosphatidylglycerol synthase domain-containing protein, encoding MKLNAKYKAILNYVIGPLLFVVLSFSIYNKIKEQPHLAQSWQEISRAFTQNKYLLLLMFLLMCANWILESWKWQQLISFVQKISFSKAFKSVLSGLSFSLFIPNGFGEYLGRMLYMDEGNRLRSIAVSFVNGICKLIATLLFGFIGLIVLLNKIPVLSEAQLGLPLFWMHTLIYLTGVGLILSLLLYFKISLFIKWFEKIPFIYKHRKLISSLEEFKLSMLMRVLLISILRYAVFVAQYILAFYLFHIVIPISMAIWLVTLLLLLMVIIPTIPIAELGIRGELGIKVFGLASSNTLGIVGSAGFIWLINILIPALVGSLFVLSLKIFKKNLQGNEFGGRI
- a CDS encoding DUF3108 domain-containing protein, giving the protein MRRIFLLLSILTCCAFTQINETSYDLCGMKNTSFKAGESFSLTIYYSVAGLYVNAGTANISTTLGHFENRTVYRIACDGKSNSSYDWIFKVRDHYESYVDTATMQSLKFIRQIHEGKYKKRENVVFNRETNTAITNKGVYKTPDCVQDVVSAVFNARNIDFNKYEAGDKIPFKMFLDNEVYSLYIRYLGKERITTRFGTFNAIKFKPLLIKGEMFKGGEKMTVWVSDDANHLPLRIESPIVVGTVKVDMTGYRNLRYPLSSRIN
- a CDS encoding thiol-disulfide oxidoreductase DCC family protein; protein product: MTEQAQNIVLFDGICNLCNGAVQFIIKHDKNAHFKFASLQSAVAKKLLLQYGIEMRNPPESILLIREHKIFYQSSAILHIAQRLDGAWKIATVLFIVPKFIRNFFYRLIAKNRYKWFGKKQECMLPTPALKSRFLED